From the Veillonellales bacterium genome, one window contains:
- the trxA gene encoding thioredoxin — protein MSVLNINGVDEFTEKVIKADKPALVDFWASWCGPCKMTGPEVEAVAVTYEGKAVVAKVNVDENQKLASQYDVMSIPTLLIFKNGQEVKRIVGFRPQKDISAALDSAL, from the coding sequence ATGTCAGTATTAAACATTAATGGCGTAGATGAGTTTACAGAAAAGGTAATCAAAGCGGATAAGCCTGCTTTAGTAGACTTTTGGGCTTCCTGGTGCGGTCCCTGTAAAATGACCGGCCCTGAAGTTGAGGCTGTTGCTGTGACGTATGAGGGTAAAGCCGTAGTTGCTAAAGTCAATGTAGATGAAAACCAGAAACTTGCCAGTCAATACGATGTAATGAGCATCCCCACATTGCTGATATTTAAAAATGGTCAGGAAGTCAAGCGAATTGTTGGGTTTCGGCCCCAGAAGGATATTAGTGCCGCTCTTGATAGCGCACTGTAA